In Sulfurimonas sp. hsl 1-7, the genomic window TGAATAGTCTTTTGACTTTTGGTTTGTATTGTAGATAACCATTGCAATTGGTGTCCCTGTAGATTTTCCTTCAAATACACCGCTAAGTATCTCTACCTTGTCAGCCTCTTTTCTAGCTGTTTCAAATTCACTTTTTCCCGGCTTTCTGCGGTCGAGTTCACTTTGTATAAATGCTTCATCTATCTCTAAACCGGCAGGTACACCGTCTAGTATACACCCAAGTGCTGTTCCGTGAGACTCACCAAATGTTGAAAATCTTAATTTTTGACCAAAACTATTCAATTATTTTTCCTTCTTTAACATCTCTACTGCCAGCTTTGCCGCTTCCTGCTGTGCTATCTTTTTGCTTTTACCGATAGCTCTTGCATACTCTTTATCTTCAATATAAACGCCTACTTCAAACTCTTTTTTATGATCAGGTCCGCGAGATGCCAGTACTTTATACTCAGGAGTGATTCCAAAACGTGCTTGTGTTAGTTCCTGTAGAGTTGTTTTAAAGTCTCTAAAAAGTGAATCAAGAGAAATCTCTTCATGATTCTCTTCAATCAGTTTTATAGAGATCTCCTGCACTTTTTCTAATCCTGCTTCAAGATAAATCGCACCCATAATTGCTTCAAAAGCATTTGAAAGGAGTGATGACTTTTCTCTACCACCGTTGTTGTCTTCGGCATTCGATAAAAGAATGTAATCACCCAATCGTAAAGCACGTGCCAATTTATCAAAACCTGTTTCATTTACAAGCGAAGCACGAATTTTTGAGAGCTTTCCCTCATCAGAGTTTCTAAACTTTCTAAAAAGATATTCCCCCACTACTAAGTCGAGTACAGCATCACCTAGAAACTCTAAACGCTCATTATCGTAGGGCTGTTTATAGCTTTTATGTGTCAGCGCTTCGATAATGAGATTTTTATCTTTAAACTCATACCCTAACTTTTTTTCTAACGTATCTATTTTCTTGTGCATAATATCCTCATTATAAATTTTTCACTGCCTCGGCAGCATCACGAGCTAGTTTGTCACATCTCTCGTTTTCTATGTGCCCATCATGTCCCCGTACCCAATGAGCATTTATCTTATGTGGCTTTGATACCTCAATATACTCTTGCCACAAATCAGGGTTTTTTACCTTTTTAAAGTTCCGTTTAACCCAGTTGTCTAACCATTCATTGATCCCTTTAACTACATAGGATGAATCACTTACGATTTCAACATCACAAGGTTGTTTCAAAGCTTTTAACCCTTCTATAACACCTCGAAGTTCCATTCTATTGTTGGTAGTATGTTCTTCACTTCCGACGATCTCTTTTTCTTTATCTCCGTAACGAAGAATTGCTCCAAAACCACCCGGTCCTGGATTGCCTAAAGCACTTCCATCACTGAAAAGAGTTACTTTCTTCACTAAACTCCCTCATATAATCACGGCTAAGTGAGATCTCTATTGTAGCACTGTCTATTGCATGACAAGCACTACAGCGATTAAAAGCAAACGGATATGTACCTTTACAACTTGAACAGACATATTCAAATCCAAGTGTTGCATTTGCTTTTTTTTCAAGCTTAATAAGTATATCCAATTCAAATATAGAACTTGATTTTGCTAAACTTATATCCCCTCGTGCACTATAAAGTTCTCTTAAATAACCACTTTTTGA contains:
- the rnc gene encoding ribonuclease III, with protein sequence MHKKIDTLEKKLGYEFKDKNLIIEALTHKSYKQPYDNERLEFLGDAVLDLVVGEYLFRKFRNSDEGKLSKIRASLVNETGFDKLARALRLGDYILLSNAEDNNGGREKSSLLSNAFEAIMGAIYLEAGLEKVQEISIKLIEENHEEISLDSLFRDFKTTLQELTQARFGITPEYKVLASRGPDHKKEFEVGVYIEDKEYARAIGKSKKIAQQEAAKLAVEMLKKEK
- the rnhA gene encoding ribonuclease HI; translated protein: MKKVTLFSDGSALGNPGPGGFGAILRYGDKEKEIVGSEEHTTNNRMELRGVIEGLKALKQPCDVEIVSDSSYVVKGINEWLDNWVKRNFKKVKNPDLWQEYIEVSKPHKINAHWVRGHDGHIENERCDKLARDAAEAVKNL